A genomic stretch from Halobellus sp. LT62 includes:
- a CDS encoding SDR family NAD(P)-dependent oxidoreductase has protein sequence MSTCALVTGAASGIGRAVVDRFLDDGSVDRVAALDIDPSLHDEFGESVSTYTVDVRDHDAVRRVVDDIEESNNCVAVVNNAAVSRYAWLADLTPEEWHEVLEINLTGQYNVVHAVGPRMYERGEGSIVNISSTAGQRGSASAGVHYSASKAGIFGLTKGLAKQLAPAVRVNCVVPGLIDTPLATDSGLWSEAELAAFVERLPAGRLGEPDEVARVVHFLCGDGGAYMTGSVVNVDGGSDLV, from the coding sequence ATGTCCACGTGTGCCCTCGTTACCGGTGCCGCTTCCGGAATCGGTCGCGCCGTAGTTGACCGGTTTCTCGACGACGGATCGGTCGATCGCGTCGCCGCGCTCGATATCGACCCATCCCTGCACGATGAATTCGGCGAATCGGTGTCGACCTACACTGTGGACGTCCGCGATCACGACGCGGTTCGTCGCGTCGTTGACGACATCGAGGAGTCGAACAACTGCGTCGCGGTAGTGAATAACGCTGCGGTCTCCCGGTATGCGTGGCTCGCGGACCTCACGCCCGAGGAGTGGCACGAAGTTCTCGAGATCAACCTCACGGGGCAGTACAACGTCGTTCACGCGGTCGGTCCCCGAATGTACGAGCGGGGGGAGGGCTCAATCGTCAATATCTCCTCGACAGCCGGCCAGCGTGGGAGCGCGAGCGCGGGGGTTCATTACTCCGCGTCGAAAGCGGGAATCTTCGGTCTCACGAAGGGGCTCGCGAAACAACTCGCGCCCGCTGTGCGGGTGAACTGCGTCGTCCCGGGGCTTATCGACACACCGTTGGCGACTGACTCCGGTCTCTGGTCTGAAGCGGAACTAGCCGCGTTCGTCGAGCGACTACCCGCCGGTCGTCTCGGCGAACCGGATGAAGTTGCGCGAGTTGTCCACTTTTTATGCGGGGACGGTGGCGCGTATATGACAGGGAGCGTCGTGAACGTCGATGGTGGTTCGGATCTCGTGTGA
- a CDS encoding GMC family oxidoreductase, whose product MTNANESYDYVVVGAGTAGCTVATRLSVDPSRSVLVLEAGEPDHRRSIHVPSEVGNLFKSAVDWEYYTEPQDAMHGRELYWPRGKTLGGSSSINAMIYIRGHPSDFDEWAEMGNEGWGYDDLLPYFKRNENNQRHRSEYHGVGGPLNVADLQSPYELSRVFVEAGVEAGHPRNGDFNGGRQEGVGLFQVTQKDGERHSAARAYLKPALVERSNLSAQTGAQVTSLRFDGDRVVGVEYERNGERQTVKANEEVIVSGGTINSPQLLMLSGIGPAEELETHDIEVTKQLPGVGRNLQDHLFATVQYEAENAVTREGVGDLEDIVEYHTQRSGRMTSNGGEGGAFIRTQSDLDRPDVEFHFGPGFFMRHGYENPDEGRGFYIGATQLRPESRGQITLRSDDPFDDPAIDPRYLAEDADLDTMIRGIREARRVGQAEPFDEYRVREVWPGEDRQTDEEIGEFVKRKAQTVYHPVGTCKMGSDETAVVDDRLRVHGLSGLRVVDASVMPRIVGGNTNAATFAIAERAADLIVADE is encoded by the coding sequence ATGACAAACGCGAACGAATCGTACGACTACGTCGTCGTCGGTGCGGGGACCGCGGGCTGTACGGTCGCGACCCGGCTCTCGGTGGATCCCTCCCGGAGCGTCCTCGTGTTGGAAGCGGGCGAACCCGACCACAGACGGTCGATCCACGTGCCGAGCGAGGTCGGGAACCTGTTCAAATCCGCGGTGGATTGGGAGTACTACACCGAACCCCAAGACGCGATGCACGGCCGGGAGCTCTACTGGCCGCGCGGGAAGACTCTCGGCGGCTCCAGTTCGATCAACGCGATGATCTATATCCGCGGGCATCCCTCCGATTTCGACGAGTGGGCCGAGATGGGTAACGAGGGCTGGGGCTACGACGACCTCCTCCCGTACTTCAAGCGGAACGAGAACAACCAGCGCCACCGAAGCGAGTACCACGGCGTCGGCGGACCGCTGAACGTCGCCGACCTCCAATCGCCCTACGAGCTCTCGCGGGTCTTCGTCGAGGCGGGCGTCGAAGCCGGTCACCCGCGCAACGGCGACTTCAACGGCGGACGTCAGGAGGGCGTTGGCCTGTTTCAGGTGACCCAGAAGGACGGCGAGCGACACAGCGCCGCGCGGGCGTACCTCAAACCCGCGTTGGTCGAGCGGTCGAACTTGTCGGCACAGACCGGCGCGCAGGTGACCTCGCTGCGGTTCGACGGCGACAGGGTCGTCGGCGTCGAGTACGAACGAAACGGCGAACGGCAGACCGTGAAGGCCAACGAGGAAGTGATCGTCTCGGGCGGCACGATCAACTCCCCGCAACTCCTGATGCTCTCGGGGATCGGTCCCGCTGAAGAACTCGAAACCCACGACATTGAAGTTACAAAGCAGCTCCCCGGCGTCGGGCGCAACCTCCAAGATCACCTGTTCGCGACGGTGCAGTACGAGGCGGAAAACGCGGTGACGCGGGAAGGCGTCGGCGACCTCGAGGACATCGTCGAGTATCACACCCAGCGCAGCGGTCGGATGACCTCCAACGGGGGCGAGGGCGGGGCGTTCATTCGAACCCAGTCGGACCTCGACCGCCCCGACGTGGAGTTCCACTTCGGTCCGGGATTCTTTATGCGACACGGCTACGAGAACCCCGACGAGGGGCGGGGCTTCTACATCGGCGCGACGCAACTTCGACCGGAGAGCCGCGGCCAGATTACGCTTCGCTCTGACGACCCGTTCGACGACCCGGCGATCGACCCGCGTTATCTGGCCGAAGACGCGGATCTCGATACGATGATTCGAGGCATTCGTGAGGCCCGGCGCGTCGGGCAGGCCGAGCCGTTCGACGAGTACCGCGTCAGGGAGGTGTGGCCCGGGGAAGACCGCCAGACTGACGAGGAGATCGGCGAGTTCGTCAAGCGGAAAGCGCAGACAGTCTATCACCCGGTCGGCACGTGTAAGATGGGGAGCGACGAGACGGCCGTCGTCGACGACCGACTCCGCGTCCACGGGCTCTCGGGGCTCCGCGTCGTCGACGCGTCGGTGATGCCGCGGATCGTCGGCGGCAACACGAACGCGGCGACGTTTGCGATCGCCGAGCGGGCGGCGGATCTGATCGTCGCCGACGAGTAG
- a CDS encoding ABC transporter ATP-binding protein, with the protein MSSIEANPLVRVSGLSKHFDNSSGLFGGYEFSPNGLSFPFEYDPELVRAVDDVSFEIERGETLGLVGESGCGKSTLARVILRLLQPTEGDIYFGGENLAELSDEELRRRRKDIQIIFQDPQSSLDPRMKVGSIIEEPMEGHGMYDASGREERAKELLNSVGLEPQYYHRYPHEFSGGQRQRINLARALSVNPEFVILDEPTSALDVSIQAQILNTLQDLQEEFDLTYLFISHDLSVIRHISDRVAVMYLGEIVEIGAAERIFEEPKHPYTRALLSAIPVPDPRNRGERSVLHGDVPSPINPPSGCRFRTRCPSLILPETDELTEDEWSDVREFIRAVERRSFEANDTETVREAFLNGSLSDPTCEEVVHDAIESVVDGRWTDAITLLDRQFAERSICAKESPSLEPPGGNDTTRKVSCHLHSSTAAERSSGHLGGER; encoded by the coding sequence GGCTGAGCTTCCCGTTCGAGTACGATCCGGAACTCGTCCGCGCGGTCGACGACGTCTCTTTCGAGATCGAACGCGGTGAGACGTTAGGGCTGGTCGGTGAATCCGGCTGTGGCAAATCCACACTTGCTCGCGTCATCTTACGACTCCTCCAACCGACCGAAGGGGACATCTATTTCGGCGGCGAGAACCTCGCGGAACTGAGCGACGAGGAACTCCGGCGGCGTCGAAAGGACATTCAGATAATCTTCCAAGACCCACAGTCGAGCCTCGATCCGCGGATGAAGGTCGGTTCGATCATCGAAGAACCGATGGAGGGTCACGGAATGTACGACGCTTCCGGCCGGGAGGAACGAGCGAAGGAGCTCCTAAATTCCGTCGGACTAGAACCCCAGTACTATCATCGGTATCCGCACGAGTTCTCCGGTGGACAACGCCAGCGGATCAATCTCGCCCGTGCCCTCTCGGTCAACCCCGAATTCGTCATCCTCGACGAACCGACAAGCGCCCTCGACGTCTCGATTCAGGCGCAGATCCTGAATACGTTACAGGATCTCCAAGAGGAGTTCGACCTCACGTACCTGTTCATCAGCCACGACCTATCGGTCATTCGCCATATAAGTGACCGTGTCGCCGTGATGTACCTCGGTGAAATCGTCGAGATCGGAGCCGCCGAGCGGATATTCGAAGAACCGAAACATCCGTACACGCGGGCACTACTGTCCGCGATTCCGGTTCCGGACCCTCGGAATCGGGGAGAGCGAAGCGTTCTCCACGGCGACGTGCCAAGCCCGATCAACCCCCCGAGCGGTTGCCGGTTCCGCACGCGCTGTCCCTCGCTCATCCTTCCCGAGACAGACGAGCTAACCGAGGACGAGTGGAGCGATGTCAGAGAGTTCATCCGCGCCGTCGAACGCCGTTCGTTCGAAGCCAATGACACCGAGACGGTACGAGAAGCATTTCTCAACGGATCGCTCTCCGATCCCACGTGCGAGGAGGTCGTGCACGACGCGATCGAATCTGTCGTCGATGGCCGGTGGACGGACGCGATTACGCTCCTCGATCGACAGTTCGCCGAGAGGAGCATCTGTGCGAAGGAGAGTCCGTCCCTCGAACCCCCCGGCGGGAACGATACGACCCGAAAGGTATCGTGCCATCTGCATTCTTCCACTGCTGCAGAACGTTCGTCTGGACACCTAGGAGGGGAGAGATAG
- a CDS encoding creatininase family protein produces the protein MTWEDAEEAFKTADYVVLPCGSTEQHSLHLPTSVDTLRSFHLTNELAERAPAHDLELLLLPPLQYGYSEHHLPFSGTITLDADTYRDVIVDIGRSVKRHGAERFLITNFHAGNIEPHKLAIDQLQRQHELPTRYVNWTDFAREKLEERFGDKWGHAGEHETSIIEHYRPDLVRQEKKRPQTLHDLAESEQFQYFDDLTLEGGLGDPTDSDPEFIADIIAETTDKVLRDLEIQG, from the coding sequence ATGACGTGGGAGGATGCCGAGGAGGCGTTCAAAACCGCTGACTACGTCGTCCTCCCGTGTGGAAGCACCGAGCAGCACTCGTTGCACCTTCCGACGTCAGTCGATACGCTTCGGTCGTTTCACCTCACGAACGAACTCGCGGAGCGTGCACCGGCTCACGACCTCGAGTTGCTGTTGCTTCCACCGCTCCAATACGGATACTCAGAGCATCACCTTCCCTTCTCGGGGACGATTACACTCGATGCCGACACGTACCGCGACGTGATCGTCGACATCGGTCGATCGGTGAAGCGACACGGAGCAGAGCGGTTCCTGATTACGAACTTTCACGCGGGGAATATCGAGCCACACAAACTGGCTATCGATCAGCTCCAACGACAGCACGAGCTACCGACGCGGTACGTGAACTGGACCGACTTCGCACGAGAGAAACTCGAAGAGCGCTTCGGCGATAAGTGGGGTCACGCCGGCGAACACGAGACGAGCATCATCGAACACTATCGCCCGGATCTGGTTCGGCAGGAGAAAAAGCGACCACAGACACTACACGATCTCGCAGAATCGGAACAGTTCCAATATTTCGATGACTTGACTCTGGAGGGTGGGCTCGGTGATCCCACTGACTCCGATCCCGAGTTCATCGCAGACATAATTGCGGAAACCACCGATAAAGTCCTCCGAGACCTCGAAATACAGGGATAA
- a CDS encoding M20 family metallopeptidase has protein sequence MTKDTIHERIEERRTELVSLTRTIWENPELGLQETDSAGLLANTLAEEGFTVERGIGGMPTAFAASYGTGDPTIGILGEYDALPGLSQKVGAQREPVEVGAPGHGCGHNLFGVGSLGAAIAIKEAIESGEIDGTIRYYGCPAEETLVGKVYMARSGVFDDLDAALTWHPSQVSAPWKARSLAMNSLEYTFTGQSAHAADSPESGRSALDAVELMNLGVEFMREHISEDARIHYSITNGGGAPNVVPAEASVWYFVRASTRSGVDRITDWLDDIADGATLMSQTTVDRQFLTGCYDYIANDTLSDVLLSNMRELGEIPYTEADREFAAELRDTLDEATIESRLSVLSEPVRSAARDQALYSEPMESFDEGTVLSGSTDVGDVSWITPVAQFWCASWPAGTPSHTWQAVAANGDFAATSAVYAAKVLAGSAYDLFTTPSLIETANEELRSTRPHEYESPLPETAEPPMEMDVN, from the coding sequence ATGACCAAAGACACGATACACGAACGAATCGAAGAACGTCGAACCGAACTCGTCTCGCTCACTCGCACCATCTGGGAAAATCCAGAGCTCGGGCTCCAAGAGACCGATTCCGCGGGTCTCCTCGCGAACACGCTCGCCGAGGAGGGATTCACCGTTGAGCGTGGTATCGGTGGAATGCCGACGGCGTTCGCTGCTTCCTACGGAACCGGAGACCCGACTATCGGAATCCTCGGCGAATACGATGCACTTCCCGGACTCTCGCAAAAAGTGGGGGCGCAACGAGAACCCGTTGAGGTCGGAGCCCCCGGACACGGATGCGGGCATAACCTCTTCGGCGTCGGCAGTCTCGGTGCCGCAATCGCGATCAAGGAGGCGATCGAGAGCGGTGAAATCGACGGGACGATTCGCTATTACGGTTGTCCTGCGGAGGAAACGCTCGTTGGCAAGGTCTATATGGCCCGCTCTGGCGTTTTCGACGACCTCGATGCGGCGCTAACGTGGCATCCGAGCCAGGTATCGGCACCGTGGAAGGCACGGTCGCTCGCGATGAACTCTCTGGAGTATACGTTCACTGGGCAGTCAGCCCACGCGGCAGATTCGCCGGAATCTGGACGGAGTGCACTCGACGCAGTCGAACTGATGAACCTCGGCGTCGAGTTTATGCGAGAACACATCTCTGAGGACGCCCGCATCCACTATTCGATTACGAACGGCGGCGGTGCACCAAACGTCGTTCCGGCCGAGGCCTCGGTTTGGTACTTCGTCCGTGCGTCGACGCGGTCGGGCGTCGACCGGATCACCGACTGGCTCGACGACATCGCCGACGGTGCCACGTTGATGTCGCAAACGACCGTCGACCGCCAGTTCCTAACCGGCTGCTACGACTACATCGCGAACGACACGCTTTCGGACGTACTTCTCTCGAATATGCGCGAACTCGGAGAGATACCGTATACGGAGGCGGACCGGGAATTTGCGGCTGAGCTCAGAGACACGCTCGACGAAGCAACGATCGAGAGTCGACTCAGCGTACTTTCAGAACCTGTGCGTTCGGCTGCGAGAGACCAAGCGCTCTACTCGGAACCGATGGAATCGTTCGATGAGGGAACCGTGCTAAGCGGCTCAACCGACGTGGGTGACGTCAGTTGGATCACGCCCGTCGCACAGTTTTGGTGCGCATCTTGGCCCGCCGGAACGCCCTCCCACACGTGGCAGGCAGTCGCCGCGAACGGCGACTTCGCGGCAACGTCCGCGGTTTACGCCGCGAAAGTTCTCGCAGGAAGCGCATACGATCTGTTCACGACTCCGTCGTTGATCGAGACGGCGAACGAGGAGTTACGATCGACTCGCCCGCACGAGTACGAGAGTCCGCTTCCGGAAACCGCTGAACCACCTATGGAGATGGATGTGAACTGA
- a CDS encoding polysaccharide deacetylase family protein yields the protein MSRATVCLTVDFDAVSSWIHSFGEADSPTNLSRGVFGADVGAPRLLELFDAHDITTTWFVPGHTIESFPDVVEAVWADGTGHDIQHHGWSHTRPRTYPDKTSERADIERGIEAIEDLTGRQPVGYRSPSWDFSANTLSLLREFGFEWDSSQMASEFEPYRLRDGWRAPADAPYERGEKTEIVEVPVSWQRDDFPAFAFNRQRGYANESAVFEMWEAQFDWMYQNVENGIYTLTMHPQIMGYSHRVQRLESLIETIDAYPDVEFATIESAISERES from the coding sequence ATGAGTCGGGCCACCGTCTGTCTCACCGTCGACTTCGATGCGGTCTCCTCGTGGATCCATTCGTTCGGTGAGGCCGATAGCCCGACAAACCTCTCCCGGGGCGTATTCGGTGCCGACGTGGGTGCACCGCGGTTGCTCGAACTCTTCGATGCGCACGATATTACGACCACGTGGTTCGTCCCCGGTCACACTATCGAGAGCTTCCCGGACGTCGTCGAAGCGGTATGGGCCGACGGAACCGGACACGATATCCAACACCACGGATGGTCTCACACCCGCCCTCGGACGTACCCCGATAAAACGAGCGAACGAGCGGACATCGAGCGCGGAATCGAAGCGATCGAAGACCTCACGGGGCGTCAGCCGGTCGGCTATCGTTCCCCTTCGTGGGATTTCTCGGCCAATACGCTGTCGTTGCTCCGAGAGTTCGGGTTCGAGTGGGATTCGAGCCAAATGGCGTCCGAATTCGAGCCCTATCGGCTTCGCGACGGGTGGCGAGCACCGGCGGATGCTCCGTACGAGCGGGGCGAGAAAACGGAAATCGTCGAAGTTCCCGTCTCGTGGCAGCGTGATGATTTCCCGGCCTTCGCCTTCAATCGCCAACGAGGCTACGCAAACGAGTCGGCCGTCTTCGAGATGTGGGAGGCCCAGTTCGACTGGATGTATCAGAACGTCGAAAACGGGATCTACACGTTGACGATGCACCCGCAGATTATGGGATATTCTCACCGGGTTCAGCGTCTCGAGTCGCTTATCGAGACTATCGACGCGTATCCAGACGTCGAATTCGCCACGATCGAGTCGGCGATCTCCGAGAGAGAGTCCTGA
- a CDS encoding response regulator has translation MSEIPGDTSIQVLHIDDHPKFSDLVKTYVEKTDDRITVHTETDPRTAIDRLDSEPIDCLVSDYQMPGMDGLDVLETVRETYPNLPFILFTGQGNEQIASDAIKAGVTNYLQKDGVESYELLANRVQNLVSQRRSEHRAQIAQDRLVQLYEQTDGFYSLDEEWTVTYWNQQIAERTGLSPDEVVGAEFWEVFPEAVETEIYDNFETVMETREEMEFELQYEPHGYWVEIRAYPVDSGLFVHSRDISEKKERENEVQYRNEVLESFANTVSHDLRNPLNIAEGHLQLAQETGDFEYLEEVAQAHNRMRNLIDELLHVARGDELDLTDISLSESAGQAWETVSAKQGELIVEEEASFKAYESQLRRLFENLFWNALDHGDATEIRVGALSKGFYVEDNGSGIPSALRDEIFDSGFSTDESSSGYGLSIVDGIADMHDWEIAAVSSDHGGARFEITGVDIDRGTA, from the coding sequence ATGAGCGAGATACCCGGCGACACTTCGATTCAGGTATTACATATCGACGACCATCCGAAGTTCAGTGATCTCGTGAAGACGTACGTCGAAAAGACCGACGACCGGATCACGGTACACACGGAGACGGATCCCCGTACCGCGATCGACCGGCTGGACTCCGAACCGATCGACTGTCTCGTCAGCGACTATCAGATGCCGGGGATGGACGGTCTCGACGTTCTCGAAACGGTCAGAGAGACGTACCCGAACCTCCCTTTTATTCTGTTCACTGGACAGGGAAACGAACAGATCGCGTCTGACGCCATCAAGGCGGGCGTCACCAACTACCTCCAGAAAGACGGCGTCGAGTCCTACGAACTGCTGGCGAACCGAGTTCAGAACCTAGTCAGCCAACGCCGCTCCGAGCACCGGGCACAGATCGCACAGGACCGCCTCGTCCAGTTGTACGAGCAGACTGACGGATTCTACAGCCTCGACGAGGAGTGGACTGTCACCTACTGGAACCAGCAGATCGCCGAGCGGACCGGCCTATCCCCCGACGAGGTGGTCGGCGCGGAGTTCTGGGAGGTGTTTCCCGAAGCCGTCGAGACCGAGATCTACGACAACTTCGAGACTGTGATGGAAACGCGCGAGGAGATGGAATTCGAGTTACAGTACGAGCCTCACGGTTATTGGGTGGAGATTCGCGCGTACCCGGTCGATTCGGGACTGTTCGTGCATTCGCGAGACATCTCAGAGAAGAAAGAGCGGGAAAACGAGGTCCAGTATCGAAACGAGGTACTGGAGTCGTTCGCTAACACCGTCTCTCACGACCTTCGGAACCCGCTCAACATCGCGGAGGGACACCTCCAACTGGCGCAAGAGACGGGTGATTTCGAGTACCTCGAAGAGGTCGCACAGGCCCACAACCGAATGCGAAACCTCATCGACGAGCTGTTACACGTCGCCCGGGGCGACGAGTTGGATCTCACAGACATATCGCTGTCCGAAAGCGCCGGACAGGCTTGGGAAACCGTGTCAGCCAAACAGGGAGAGCTCATCGTCGAGGAGGAGGCGAGCTTTAAGGCCTACGAGAGTCAACTGCGTCGGCTCTTCGAGAACCTGTTTTGGAACGCGCTCGATCACGGAGACGCGACTGAAATTCGCGTCGGTGCGCTCTCGAAGGGGTTCTACGTCGAGGATAACGGGAGCGGAATTCCGTCGGCCCTCCGCGATGAAATCTTCGACTCCGGCTTTTCGACCGACGAGAGCAGTTCCGGCTACGGTCTATCGATCGTCGATGGCATCGCCGATATGCACGACTGGGAGATTGCGGCCGTTTCAAGCGACCACGGCGGAGCACGCTTCGAGATCACCGGCGTCGACATCGACCGAGGAACGGCGTAG
- a CDS encoding hybrid sensor histidine kinase/response regulator yields the protein MSETADTIRVLHVDDEPGLVDMAATFLEREDNRIDVRTANSPTDGLEILGDYELDCIVSDYDMPQTNGIEFLEAVREEYPELPFILYTGKGSEEIASEAISSGVTDYLQKESGTSQYTVLAHRIQNVVEQYQARQAVEQTEQKLTQLAEKSDDILFMFNEDWSELLFTNSAFEDIWGISVEQVEENSEAFIEYIHPEDRDDVRRSMEQISKGQPDEIEYRIIPPDGDQRWVRAQSKPIFDSEGSITRIVGYVRDITEQKEHTRRFEAIFNNTYTFVGLLEPDGTLIEANDTALSFGGLDRDDVIGNKMWEATWFEYSQETKDRARKAVKSAAQGEFVRHELPVKGAGREAIIDFSVRPVLNDEGEVTLLIPEGRDITERKEHEQKRQQIIDRMNDAVIEVDSNWEITVVNDPVEEFTGQDESELLGQDFWDVFAEARGTEFERKYRQAMETREGTTIVEYYSGVDEWFDIDVYPNDDGGLAFYFLSVTEHKQREKELERTRDFFNEAERLGNLGAWEFSASGELVWTDGTRRIHKVDDKFEPTLDEGVQFFHPEDRETIEQAVESALESGASYDREARLITANDNQRWVRTRGHVLADTDQPTVRGYIQDITEQKEREEQLQKTNAQLENAIEAGAVGTWEWHIPENRLVVGNEFAKRFGVDPDVAQDGVELDRFISSIHEDDREWVEQEIEAAMDACGEYEAEYRVWNIDDELKWVLARGYVECDDDGTPITFPGVLVDITERKQIEQELHQQNERLDEFASVVSHDLRSPLSVVEGRLELAQEECESEHLDVIGTATDRMDRIIEDVLWLARAKQEIGSVEPTVMQTTVDAAWNLVADDVDQAELLYADEKRPLPTIKADENRLSQLLENLLRNAIEHGGTDVTVTVGPLENGFYVEDDGPGIPQDKREDVFAAGYSTDKEGTGFGLNIVNQVAEEHNWEIRVTDGRDGGARFEITGVEDNQKTAE from the coding sequence ATGAGCGAGACAGCTGATACAATTCGCGTTCTCCATGTTGATGACGAGCCAGGCCTCGTCGATATGGCCGCTACATTTCTCGAACGCGAGGACAACCGAATTGATGTTCGGACAGCGAATAGCCCCACCGACGGATTGGAAATATTGGGCGATTACGAGCTTGACTGTATTGTCTCCGACTACGATATGCCACAAACAAACGGTATTGAGTTTCTTGAAGCTGTCCGTGAAGAGTATCCGGAGCTTCCATTTATTCTCTATACAGGCAAGGGGTCAGAAGAAATTGCAAGCGAAGCGATTTCGTCAGGTGTGACTGACTATCTTCAGAAAGAATCCGGAACCAGCCAATACACCGTCCTCGCACATCGGATTCAGAACGTTGTCGAGCAGTATCAGGCCCGGCAAGCGGTCGAACAAACCGAACAAAAACTCACTCAACTTGCTGAGAAAAGCGATGATATTCTGTTCATGTTTAACGAGGACTGGAGCGAACTCCTCTTTACTAATTCGGCGTTCGAAGACATCTGGGGTATCTCCGTCGAACAAGTCGAAGAGAACTCAGAGGCATTCATCGAGTACATCCATCCCGAAGACAGGGACGATGTCCGACGCTCGATGGAACAAATCTCCAAGGGACAGCCCGATGAGATTGAATACCGTATCATTCCGCCCGATGGCGACCAACGGTGGGTACGAGCGCAAAGCAAGCCGATTTTCGACAGCGAGGGGTCCATCACACGTATCGTGGGCTACGTCCGTGACATCACCGAGCAAAAGGAACACACCCGTCGCTTTGAGGCAATCTTCAACAATACGTACACATTCGTTGGATTATTGGAACCGGATGGAACGCTCATCGAAGCAAACGATACCGCCCTCTCGTTCGGTGGCTTGGATCGAGACGATGTCATCGGGAACAAGATGTGGGAAGCAACGTGGTTCGAATATTCTCAAGAAACCAAAGACCGTGCACGCAAAGCCGTCAAAAGCGCCGCACAGGGAGAGTTCGTCCGCCATGAACTTCCGGTCAAAGGTGCCGGTAGAGAAGCGATCATCGACTTCTCAGTGCGCCCAGTATTGAATGACGAAGGCGAGGTTACCTTACTCATCCCCGAAGGACGCGATATTACCGAACGCAAAGAACACGAACAGAAGCGTCAGCAAATCATCGACCGAATGAACGATGCAGTCATCGAAGTCGATTCCAACTGGGAGATCACGGTGGTCAACGATCCCGTTGAAGAGTTCACCGGGCAAGATGAGTCGGAACTTCTCGGGCAAGATTTCTGGGATGTGTTCGCTGAGGCACGCGGGACTGAGTTTGAGAGAAAATACCGACAAGCGATGGAAACCCGGGAAGGAACCACTATCGTTGAGTACTATTCCGGTGTGGACGAATGGTTCGATATTGACGTATATCCGAACGATGACGGTGGGCTTGCGTTCTATTTCCTCTCGGTAACGGAACACAAACAGCGCGAAAAGGAACTCGAACGGACGCGTGATTTCTTCAACGAAGCAGAGCGATTGGGGAATTTGGGTGCTTGGGAATTTAGCGCGTCCGGAGAATTGGTGTGGACAGACGGAACGCGACGGATTCATAAAGTGGATGATAAGTTTGAGCCAACGTTGGACGAGGGAGTTCAGTTTTTCCACCCCGAAGACCGGGAGACAATCGAACAGGCAGTCGAAAGCGCACTTGAGAGCGGAGCATCATACGATCGAGAAGCCCGCCTGATTACCGCAAACGACAACCAGCGGTGGGTTCGAACGAGAGGCCACGTTCTTGCGGACACGGATCAGCCGACAGTTCGCGGATACATTCAGGACATCACCGAACAAAAAGAGCGAGAAGAGCAGCTCCAGAAGACGAACGCCCAACTGGAGAACGCGATTGAGGCGGGCGCAGTCGGGACGTGGGAGTGGCACATTCCCGAGAATCGGCTCGTCGTCGGCAACGAGTTCGCCAAGCGATTCGGCGTCGATCCTGACGTGGCTCAGGACGGTGTCGAACTTGACCGATTCATCTCCTCGATCCACGAGGACGACCGTGAGTGGGTCGAACAAGAGATCGAGGCAGCGATGGACGCGTGCGGAGAATACGAGGCGGAGTATCGCGTTTGGAATATTGATGACGAACTCAAGTGGGTGCTCGCACGAGGGTACGTCGAATGTGACGATGATGGGACACCAATCACGTTCCCCGGAGTTCTCGTTGATATTACCGAACGAAAGCAAATCGAACAGGAGCTACACCAGCAGAACGAACGCTTGGATGAGTTCGCAAGTGTCGTCAGTCACGATCTTCGAAGCCCGCTGAGTGTCGTTGAGGGACGATTAGAACTCGCACAAGAAGAGTGTGAAAGCGAGCATCTTGATGTGATCGGTACTGCGACAGATCGGATGGATCGTATCATCGAGGATGTGCTCTGGCTAGCTCGGGCGAAACAGGAGATTGGATCTGTAGAACCGACTGTGATGCAAACTACTGTTGACGCCGCGTGGAATCTGGTGGCCGACGATGTAGATCAGGCTGAGCTACTCTATGCGGATGAAAAACGCCCCCTGCCCACAATCAAGGCGGATGAGAATCGGCTCAGCCAACTCCTAGAAAATCTACTCAGGAACGCGATTGAACACGGTGGGACGGATGTAACAGTTACCGTTGGCCCATTAGAGAATGGGTTCTATGTCGAAGATGATGGCCCCGGAATCCCTCAGGATAAGCGTGAGGACGTGTTCGCTGCTGGCTACTCAACCGACAAGGAAGGAACCGGCTTTGGACTGAATATCGTCAATCAAGTTGCCGAGGAACATAACTGGGAGATCCGTGTGACGGACGGCCGTGATGGGGGCGCACGGTTCGAAATTACCGGTGTTGAAGATAATCAAAAGACTGCTGAATAA